One window of the Chanos chanos chromosome 11, fChaCha1.1, whole genome shotgun sequence genome contains the following:
- the LOC115823825 gene encoding ecto-ADP-ribosyltransferase 5-like — translation MNLELDSVDDQYTQCREEMLKRVTEPGGLLDQELRSDNEYYEAWKNAKTCRTLIPGVPENYSVALAVFTSDFNFYDRFNKAVRMQGASVDIYKSKFPFKSLHFLLTDVLRMLNTTDECADSISGSYTNFGATKVGTQVRLEHFHWVSPFMNKFCYTIYKVQTCRAYDVSQYSCFRDIEAIISPSELFEVTAVDTVNNESQVLVSLVSKGIYRKHHCSFLASLLSCKQGAEGSQELSETLNLYFTETHGVPDPEPEAKPEFQFSVGRGPVTESISSMSKICWTSCWQGLARLLSKRSSSLYLYSVRGKDHLRLGADAVRC, via the exons ATGAATTTGGAACTGGACTCGGTGGATGACCAATACACCCAGTGCAGAGAAGAGATGTTAAAGAGGGTGACAGAGCCTGGTGGACTGCTGGACCAAGAGCTACGAAGCGACAACGAATACTATGAAGCCTGGAAAAACGCCAAAACTTGCAGGACACTTATTCCAGGCGTACCCGAGAATTACAGCGTTGCCCTGGCAGTCTTTACAAGTGACTTCAATTTCTATGACAGATTCAACAAAGCTGTTCGGATGCAAGGTGCTTCTGTGGACATATACAAAAGTAAATTCCCCTTCAAGTCACTGCACTTTCTGCTCACTGACGTATTACGAATGCTCAACACAACAGATGAATGCGCCGATAGCATAAGTGGATCTTACACCAATTTCGGTGCGACCAAGGTCGGAACACAGGTGCGTTTGGAACACTTTCACTGGGTCAGCCCGTTCATGAACAAATTTTGTTACACTATATACAAAGTCCAAACTTGCCGTGCATACGATGTTAGTCAGTACTCTTGCTTCCGGGACATCGAAGCTATCATTTCTCCATCCGAGCTTTTTGAGGTCACGGCAGTGGACACAGTAAACAATGAATCTCAGGTTTTGGTTTCTTTGGTGTCCAAGGGAATTTACCGGAAACATCACTGCTCCTTCCTCGCAAG CTTATTAAGCTGTAAACAAGGAGCTGAGGGCTCCCAGGAGCTGAGTGAAACGTTGAATTTGtatttcacagaaacacatggtGTTCCGGACCCGGAGCCTGAGGCAAAGCCAGAGTTCCAGTTTAGCGTGGGAAGAGGTCCAGTGACGGAGTCAATCAGTTCCA TGTCTAAAATCTGCTGGACGTCCTGCTGGCAGGGGCTGGCCAGGTTACTCAGCAAGCGCAGCAGTAGCTTGTACCTCTACAGTGTCAGAGGTAAGGATCACCTCCGCCTCGGGGCAGACGCGGTGCGGTGCTAA
- the LOC115823827 gene encoding ecto-ADP-ribosyltransferase 5-like: MTLCGFPVPQVVPKKLDMSPAAVDDMYTECRDKMLKTVIEKNGLLEKEIKENKEFREQWSSIKGECNPLISGVKPQHMLALRTFGEARDTFRENFNKFVENKGINESIYTDEFPFKSLHFLLMDALRLYNTSNCSTVFYGTEKKYSADKGDVVRLGRFLSVNRERTDAVNKCVEGGSLFIITSCSSIDLEKHACLTEEDELLLSPTEVFKVEEVRSAPGDDESCDKEIILTHEGFQSNHDCYLFSASRLLGGLELYTSSPPNITLQENVSLSETDVLSNSEFGIAERVSELTVGCHQDYINQGSWHRFRDSLIR; this comes from the exons ATGACTTTATGTGGCTTCCCTGTTCCACAGGTGGTTCCCAAGAAATTGGACATGTCTCCTGCTGCAGTGGACGACATGTACACAGAATGTCGGGATAAAATGCTGAAGACCGTTATAGAAAAAAACGGACTTTTGgagaaggaaataaaagaaaacaaagaatttcGAGAACAGTGGAGTAGTATAAAGGGGGAATGTAACCCACTGATCTCTGGTGTAAAACCACAACACATGTTAGCATTGAGGACCTTTGGAGAAGCCAGAGACACGTTCCGTGAAAACTTCAATAAGTTTGTGGAGAACAAAGGAATAAATGAAAGCATCTACACCGACGAGTTTCCATTCAAATCCCTTCATTTCTTGCTCATGGATGCGCTGCGTCTCTATAACACTTCAAATTGTTCGACTGTGTTCTACGGGACGGAGAAAAAGTACAGCGCAGACAAGGGGGACGTGGTACGACTGGGCAGATTTCTCTCAGTTAACAGGGAACGAACTGATGCAGTTAACAAGTGTGTAGAGGGTGGTTCCCTCTTCATCATAACATCCTGCTCTTCCATCGACCTGGAGAAGCATGCGTGTCTGACTGAAGAAGACGAGCTGCTTCTGTCTCCAACCGAGGTGTTCAAAGTTGAAGAGGTCAGAAGTGCCCCTGGTGATGACGAATCATGTGATAAAGAGATTATTTTAACACACGAAGGATTTCAAAGCAACCACGACTGTTACCTTTTTTCCGCTTCCAG GCTTCTGGGAGGCCTA GAACTGTACACGTCCTCTCCTCCCAACATCACTCTTCAGGAAAACGTTTCTCTATCGGAAACAGATGTGTTGTCGAACAGCGAGTTCGGGATTGCTGAGCGTGTGTCTGAACTGACTGTTGGCTGTCATCAGGATTACATCAACCAGGGGTCTTGGCATCGTTTCAGAGACAGCTTGATTCGCTAA
- the LOC115823826 gene encoding ecto-ADP-ribosyltransferase 5-like: protein MSLAAVDDMYTECRDEMLKTVIEKNGLLEKEIKENKEFREQWSSIKRECNTAIPGVKPEHILALRTFGEARDNFRDIFNEFVETKGVNESIYTNKFPFKSLHFLLMDALRLYNTSNCSTVFYGAEKKYSADKGDMVRLGRFLSVNRERTDAVNKCDEGGSLFIITSCSSIDLEKHACMTEEAELFLSPTEVFRVEEVKSTPGDNEACDNEIILTHEGFQSNHDCYLFSTSSPSGSSAQLLKTSLFAVLASLLTLYHI from the exons ATGTCTCTTGCTGCAGTGGACGACATGTACACAGAATGTCGGGATGAAATGCTGAAGACCGTTATAGAAAAAAACGGACTTTTGgagaaggaaataaaagaaaacaaagaatttcGAGAACAGTGGAGTAGTATAAAGAGGGAATGTAACACAGCGATCCCCGGTGTAAAACCGGAGCACATCTTAGCATTGAGGACCTTTGGAGAAGCCAGAGACAATTTCCGTGACATATTCAATGAGTTTGTGGAGACTAAAGGAGTAAACGAAAGCATCTACACCAACAAGTTTCCATTCAAATCCCTCCATTTCTTGCTCATGGATGCGCTGCGTCTCTATAACACTTCAAATTGTTCTACTGTGTTCTACGGGGCGGAGAAAAAGTACAGCGCAGACAAGGGGGACATGGTACGACTGGGCAGATTTCTCTCAGTTAACAGGGAACGAACTGATGCAGTTAACAAGTGCGACGAGGGTGGTTCCCTCTTCATCATAACATCCTGCTCTTCCATCGACCTGGAGAAGCATGCGTGTATGACTGAAGAAGCTGAGCTGTTTCTGTCTCCAACCGAGGTGTTCAGAGTTGAAGAGGTCAAAAGCACCCCTGGTGACAACGAAGCATGTGATAACGAGATTATTTTAACACACGAAGGATTTCAAAGCAACCACGACTGTTACCTTTTTTCCACTTCCAG TCCCAGTGGATCTTCCGCCCAGCTGCTGAAAACCAGTTTGTTTGCTGTGCTGGCTTCATTGCTTACCCTCTACCATATTTAA